Genomic window (Solanum stenotomum isolate F172 unplaced genomic scaffold, ASM1918654v1 scaffold35358, whole genome shotgun sequence):
ACTTAAACACCCAACAAATGTTGAATAgtacatgagttttttttttttgtcttcattattttttttttccttcttttatttattttaaaattcttatctCCATAACTTATACCTAATTGAActtttactttaattaatattattaactctttttttaaaattttcatattcataacccccaactatttaatttcaaaatttaaggtACCTTATGATactaatttcttcaattttgtctatataaattcttattttttgtttcattagATTCCTACTCaagattattatttatatttcatatttaaaatagtGATATTCTATATTATTGTTGTAGTATCATATTTATACTTTAGTTTGCTCCATGAAAAGACTCTTGGATATGGATAGAAGGGGTGCCTGATAAAAGCCCAAAAATAATTGCAttgattatttgattttttatcatCTTTGTTTTTGTGATTAAGAACTTGACaaagtgttgttatttttctctttttacttaCTTGTATTACTCATGGCTCAAAAGAAATGCATATTAAGTATTGAAATACGCAATTCTGAGGTATTTCGTATGGTGAAGAACCATTTAAATTTGTTCACTTCTTCTACTTCTAAAGAATTACCATAATAATATAAGATATATACGAAAAATTAGCAATAGAGTTTTATTTAgatgataataaaaaatagagaaaaataattatttagacGATGATgaataagagaaaaaacaaggacaaagaaagaatcaaatctcaaagaagaaatgaaatagaaatatttatctctttttcctcctatttttagtttcatcatttattttttggaattaaAGGAAGATTCATCGGatagtaaatttatcatttgacaaaaataagaaaaaaaatcaagtccttaaatatgtttatccgaattttatgtattaacataataatatatgaattgttttcttaataaattagtcttttaattttgaaaaatatttgataataaaatgTGATTCACTCCAGCTCTAATTCTACAAAAAAATTTGTATTGTGATTTCATCAGTTTTCTTATTtctataattgattttttatttcttgtatcataattattttttaaaataaatttacatatatatttcttaattGCGCGAAGCGCGGCCAAATTCCCTAGTATCTCAATATTCATGATTCATGTCCAATGCTTCACATAAGAAAGTCAAGATGTTTGGATAAAAGGTTTGTACTACATTTCTATGATTGTAATTATATGATCctataaattcaatttttatgtttgacACGAAACTCTAATTTTATGGGATCACACCGAACAATTCACAGGCAGATTCAATGTTAAATTTTCACTAAAGAGATTTAAAGTATGTATCATCTCTCCATAATTTAGATATttgtaaatttcaaaaatattactaagggtaaaatgagagagaaaataattaattttatttaaacttctAAAATAAACGACTACTTTTAAAAATTCACGACATATAACTTGAGACAGAAAGACCACTAAAGTCGGAGAGTCATTTGGATAACTATACAAAAAGGATTTTGCTcctctctattttctttttcttcatttttttcaagtatttatTTGAATAAGATACACATGTTATAGATTTAAATCAAGGATTGAGATTTAATAAATGAAAGATAAGCCTTTAACATGATTAAGATATtagaaattttatataattactcccaaaatataagaaaatccCGCAATTCTAATCACtaagtttattctttttttctttttaaagcaGCACTATAAGTACAAattattctttattatattaatatttattttttcaaatattcaagtatttcattGTTACATTATTTACCTTACCTGTTCGACTGAAGAAAAAATTACTCTAAATtagtatgatattttttttcactaaagGCAAGTAAGAAaagttattaatatatttatcgAAAGTATCACGTGCAACTAAAATTGTGggcttaaaatatattttattaataagtaTATGGAAGTAATTTATTATCTTAGTCGTAGTTGAAAcgtatctttattttattaaaataaatctcaattattgatttaaatttaaaacatgcCTCCATccaaataaaaacatgaaaaaaatgaacGATAATGATGTCGAGCCAAATCCCTATAAAATACCTCACCAAATATAGCAACATATCtcaaattgtaataattaaagcattttagagagagaaagaaaaaaaataagcaaTGGCTGATACTACTATCACACGTCCATTGGCAAATTATCATTCAAGTGTTTGGGGAGATTATTTCCTTTCCTACACTCCTCAACTCACGGTATGTTTCGTTTTTCTGTGAGATAGGCTTGGTGATAAATTTGATATATCGTATTTGTTTCTTTGTTCATATCATGATCAGTAGTAGCTAgcattattttcataatttctcGTCCTACAATTTCTATTACCTTCTTCTAATCCCACCTATAGAGTTATTCCGactatattgttgttgttttattgcACTTGTTGCTATAGTAGAACAATAATAACACTTAACATTTGGTGCAGGAAATTAGTAGCCAAGagaaacttgaacttgaagaattgaaagaaaaagtcAGGCAAATGTTAGTGGAAACTCATGATAATAGTACCCAAAAACTTGTCTTGATTGACACCATCCAACGATTGGGAGTGGCATATCATTTCGAAAACGAAATCAAAACATCCATTCAGaatatttttgatgaatttgaacaaaataaaaatgaagataaCAATGATGATGTTTGCGTTGTTGCTCTTCGTTTTAGACTAGTGAGACGACAAAGGCATTACATGTCTTCTGGTATCGTATCTCTACTCTAATTATCCTATGCAGCTTATTAATGTTGATTACTACTTCCTTTATGGTGAAAAGTAAAATGTTTAACGAGATGAATTTAGAATTAATCTTTAcgaattcaaaatataatatttatagtaCTTAGATGAGGCTTATAAGTTAAAACTTATGTATATCTCGAAAAAGTTGTTGAATATCTAACTATGACGATAATTAATCAGATGTgttcaaaaaatttatcaaCGATGATGGAAAATTCAAGGAAACTCTTACTAAAGATGTTCAAGGCTTATTAAGTTTATACGAAGCAACACATCTAAGAGTACACGGAGAAGAAATTCTTGAAGAAGCTCTATCTTTTACCGTTACTCATCTCAAGTCCATGAGCCCTAAATTGGACAATTCACTCAAGGCCCAAGTTAGTGAAGCCTTGTTCCAGCCCATTCATACAAATGTACCAAGAGTGGTAGCTCATAAATACATACGTATTTACGAAAATATTGAATCGCATGATGATTTGCTTTTGAAATTTGCAAAATTGGATTTCCACATTTTGCAAAAAATGCACCAAAGAGAGCTTAGTGAACTAACAAGGTAAATATATGTATCCTCTTtaattaatcatattcatatgtatatatattcttcgTATGATATATTATAcgtataatatacatatataggtgGTGGAAAGATCTTTATCATTCAAACAAATATCCATATGCAAGAGACAAACTAGTGGAATGTTATTTTTGGGCAACAGGGGTGTATTTTGGGCCACAATACAAACGTGCAAGAAGAACGTTAGCAAAATTAATCGTTATCATTACAATTACTGATGATCTATATGATGCTTATGCAACTTACGACGAACTTATGCCTTATACCGACGCAGTTGAGAGgtaaaacttatataaacttAATTAATAGTTAAATGTACAACGTTGTTACGTTGAGTAAGAAATATATGTGTCATTTATGTATGTACAGATGTGACATTAGCGCTATGGATTTGATATCGTCCTATATGAGACCTCTTTATCAAGTCCTTTTAGACTATTTTGATGAAATGGAAGAAGAATTGACCAAAGATGGTAAAGCACACTATGTCTACTATGCAAAAATTGAGGTAAGCTAAGTTTGCTATGAATACAACTTGGCTCCATTAATCAGTTAAATCATAAATCGATATCAGTTATTTTACAAACAACGCTTctgatatatatttatttatttattttagatgaaTAAGTGGATCAAAAGCTATCTTAAGGAAGCAGAATGGTTGAAAGATGACATTATTCCAAAATGTGAGGAATATAAGAGAAAC
Coding sequences:
- the LOC125852433 gene encoding sesquiterpene synthase 14b-like, translating into MADTTITRPLANYHSSVWGDYFLSYTPQLTEISSQEKLELEELKEKVRQMLVETHDNSTQKLVLIDTIQRLGVAYHFENEIKTSIQNIFDEFEQNKNEDNNDDVCVVALRFRLVRRQRHYMSSDVFKKFINDDGKFKETLTKDVQGLLSLYEATHLRVHGEEILEEALSFTVTHLKSMSPKLDNSLKAQVSEALFQPIHTNVPRVVAHKYIRIYENIESHDDLLLKFAKLDFHILQKMHQRELSELTRWWKDLYHSNKYPYARDKLVECYFWATGVYFGPQYKRARRTLAKLIVIITITDDLYDAYATYDELMPYTDAVERCDISAMDLISSYMRPLYQVLLDYFDEMEEELTKDGKAHYVYYAKIEMNKWIKSYLKEAEWLKDDIIPKCEEYKRNATITVSNQMILITCLIVAGEFISNETFEWMINESLVTPASSLINRLKDDIIGHEHEQQREHGASFIECYMKEYRASKQEAYVEARRQIANAWKDINTDYLHATQVPTFVLEPALNLSRIVDILQEDDFTDSQNFLKDTITLLFVDSVNSTSCG